From the genome of Candidatus Kapaibacterium sp., one region includes:
- a CDS encoding DoxX family protein, with the protein MNVLVLIGRIVVGGYYLYNALNHLVFAPGPLSEYAAAKGVPAPMLAVIVSGLLLLIGGLSILLGVYTRIGVLALVLFFLPVTFWMHDFWAIEDPGQRMMQMVQFLKNLALMGSALMFLAIPEPWPYSVAPRKQT; encoded by the coding sequence ATGAACGTCCTCGTGCTCATCGGTCGGATTGTGGTTGGCGGGTACTATCTCTACAACGCCCTGAATCATTTGGTCTTCGCCCCAGGCCCACTGTCGGAGTATGCCGCAGCCAAGGGGGTTCCAGCGCCGATGTTGGCCGTTATCGTTTCGGGGTTGCTACTCTTGATCGGCGGCTTGAGTATCCTGCTGGGGGTGTATACCCGCATTGGGGTATTGGCGCTCGTGCTCTTCTTCCTACCGGTGACGTTCTGGATGCATGATTTCTGGGCGATCGAAGATCCGGGGCAGCGAATGATGCAAATGGTTCAGTTCCTCAAGAACCTTGCCCTCATGGGCAGTGCACTGATGTTCTTGGCGATTCCGGAGCCGTGGCCGTACTCTGTAGCACCGAGGAAGCAGACGTAG
- a CDS encoding pirin family protein: MIRRIPSTRRHEGQGAQVRRLFPTLQQRTIDPFVLFDEFHVVPPAHFPDHSHSGLEVVTYLMEGGFRHRDNLGNDSTVLAGGAQRFTAGSGIVHAEHPVGDRVHGLQLWIVLPQALKGIEPSYQAVPQLAWETRDGVHRCWIVGGSSPIRLHTPVEYFAVRLSAGHRYWHMLPSGWQGFAYVLQGEIRLNDVPLRTAEGTVIRGEEQLFCTAVQDARWVLAVGKPWQEPIRLYGGSVL, from the coding sequence GTGATTCGGCGGATTCCCTCAACACGGCGGCACGAAGGCCAAGGGGCCCAAGTGAGGCGGCTCTTCCCAACACTACAGCAACGCACGATTGATCCGTTTGTGCTTTTCGATGAGTTCCATGTCGTACCTCCAGCTCACTTTCCCGACCACTCCCATAGTGGTCTTGAGGTCGTTACCTACCTCATGGAAGGCGGTTTCCGGCATCGTGATAACTTAGGTAACGACAGCACCGTACTGGCCGGTGGAGCACAGCGCTTTACAGCAGGTAGCGGAATCGTACATGCCGAACATCCTGTCGGTGACCGGGTCCATGGTCTCCAGCTCTGGATTGTCTTGCCGCAAGCTCTGAAAGGGATCGAGCCATCATACCAAGCAGTGCCGCAGTTGGCGTGGGAGACACGTGATGGCGTACACCGCTGTTGGATCGTCGGTGGCTCTTCTCCAATCCGGCTTCACACCCCCGTAGAGTATTTTGCTGTGCGCCTCTCTGCGGGCCATCGGTACTGGCATATGCTGCCATCGGGATGGCAGGGGTTTGCCTACGTACTCCAAGGTGAGATCCGGCTCAACGATGTGCCCCTCCGGACTGCTGAAGGGACAGTCATTCGTGGCGAGGAACAGCTCTTCTGCACTGCGGTGCAGGATGCCCGATGGGTGCTAGCAGTAGGAAAGCCGTGGCAGGAGCCGATTCGGTTGTACGGTGGGTCGGTACTGTGA
- a CDS encoding Re/Si-specific NAD(P)(+) transhydrogenase subunit alpha — MEIGIVREQAHGERRVALTPEVVQRLCQQGYKVVVHQGAGEGAHYSDASFQSAGAEVVPSAAEVVGRADVLLRLHMLTEAEIAQLREGQVLIGILQAWRYPERLELLRKQNVTCFGLERIPRISRAQGMDVLSSMASLAGYKAVIVAAERFGKLLPMMVTAAGTIPPALVLVIGAGVAGLQAIATARRLGARVEAYDIRPAVKEQVESLGARFLPITLEVDAVEQRGGYARELPEEVQRRQREALATYVARADIVITTAAVPERPAPRLITAEMVERMQPGSVIIDLAAETGGNCELTELGAWKEHNGVAIYGPLNLPATIPIHASQMLARNFEQFLRLLTKDGRPTLHFEDEILRQTCLTHAGQLYPFANETVSAER; from the coding sequence ATGGAAATCGGCATCGTACGGGAACAGGCACACGGCGAGCGACGAGTTGCCCTAACCCCTGAAGTCGTCCAGCGACTGTGCCAACAAGGCTACAAGGTTGTCGTACACCAAGGTGCTGGCGAGGGAGCACACTATTCCGATGCAAGCTTCCAGAGTGCAGGGGCTGAAGTAGTCCCATCTGCCGCAGAGGTAGTCGGCCGAGCCGATGTCCTCCTGCGCCTCCACATGCTGACAGAGGCGGAGATTGCACAATTGCGAGAGGGACAGGTCTTGATCGGTATTCTCCAAGCCTGGCGCTACCCTGAGCGGCTGGAGCTACTCCGAAAGCAGAACGTTACTTGCTTCGGCTTGGAACGGATACCCCGAATCTCGCGGGCACAGGGCATGGACGTGCTCTCCTCTATGGCTTCGCTTGCGGGATACAAGGCTGTCATCGTTGCCGCGGAACGCTTTGGGAAGCTACTGCCGATGATGGTAACGGCTGCAGGCACGATCCCACCGGCACTGGTGCTCGTCATTGGGGCTGGAGTTGCTGGCTTGCAAGCGATCGCTACGGCCCGTCGGTTGGGGGCCCGTGTAGAGGCTTACGATATCCGTCCCGCCGTTAAGGAGCAGGTCGAAAGCCTTGGTGCCCGCTTCCTGCCGATTACGCTGGAAGTGGACGCCGTTGAACAACGCGGCGGTTATGCGCGCGAACTCCCTGAAGAGGTCCAGCGTCGCCAACGGGAAGCCTTAGCAACCTACGTGGCCCGGGCAGATATCGTCATCACCACGGCGGCCGTTCCTGAACGCCCTGCTCCTCGGCTGATCACCGCCGAAATGGTAGAGCGGATGCAACCTGGCAGCGTCATCATTGATCTGGCAGCGGAAACTGGCGGGAACTGCGAGCTGACCGAGTTAGGAGCGTGGAAGGAGCACAACGGCGTGGCTATTTACGGCCCGCTGAACCTTCCTGCTACTATCCCCATCCACGCCAGCCAGATGCTTGCACGCAACTTCGAGCAGTTCCTACGCCTACTCACCAAAGACGGGCGTCCTACGCTCCACTTCGAGGACGAAATCCTCCGGCAGACCTGCCTCACCCACGCTGGACAGCTCTATCCCTTCGCTAACGAGACAGTCTCAGCAGAGCGATAA
- the dcd gene encoding dCTP deaminase produces MILSDKEILENIAKGLIVIDPFRPECLGPNSYDVHLGKVLGIYVDEVLDARKPNRIELFEIPEEGYVLQPNMLYLGVTEEYTETHAHVPFLEGKSSVGRLGIDIHATAGKGDVGFCNYWTLEISVKKPVRIYAGMPIGQLIYFEVKGEVLNPYNRRPSSKYREKKPVPIESMLWKAFL; encoded by the coding sequence ATGATCCTCTCAGACAAGGAGATCCTGGAGAACATCGCCAAGGGGCTGATTGTGATTGATCCTTTCCGACCTGAGTGCTTGGGACCAAACAGCTACGACGTCCACCTAGGCAAGGTGCTAGGCATATACGTCGACGAGGTGCTGGATGCACGTAAGCCAAATCGGATAGAGCTCTTTGAGATCCCCGAGGAGGGCTATGTCCTCCAGCCGAACATGCTCTACCTCGGCGTCACTGAGGAGTACACGGAGACGCACGCTCACGTCCCTTTCTTAGAAGGAAAGTCCAGCGTCGGACGCCTTGGAATTGACATCCACGCCACTGCTGGCAAGGGAGATGTGGGGTTCTGTAACTACTGGACCTTGGAGATCTCCGTCAAGAAGCCTGTCCGCATCTACGCTGGGATGCCGATTGGGCAGCTCATCTACTTCGAGGTCAAAGGTGAGGTGCTCAACCCCTACAATCGCCGCCCGAGTTCCAAGTACCGCGAGAAGAAACCTGTCCCGATCGAATCCATGCTGTGGAAGGCCTTTCTCTGA
- a CDS encoding N-acetyltransferase, with protein sequence MVGYGPIRWKVQIRDVTFGRNVIVVEPVNLYECFIDDDCFIGPFVEIQRGVRIGKRTRIQSHSFICEMVTIGDDCFISHGVMFINDTFQTGGPAPRGCRDLLKPTIVGNRVAIGTNATILPVRIVDDVVIGAGAVVTKDILEPGIYAGNPARKLRDLSQQV encoded by the coding sequence ATGGTAGGCTACGGGCCGATTCGCTGGAAGGTGCAGATTCGGGACGTCACCTTTGGACGGAACGTCATCGTCGTCGAGCCAGTTAACCTCTACGAGTGCTTCATTGACGACGACTGCTTCATCGGCCCCTTTGTAGAAATCCAGCGCGGAGTCCGAATTGGCAAACGCACTCGCATCCAGTCGCACTCCTTCATCTGTGAAATGGTCACTATCGGAGACGACTGCTTCATCTCGCATGGGGTCATGTTCATCAACGACACTTTCCAAACGGGCGGCCCAGCCCCCCGCGGGTGCCGAGACTTGCTGAAACCCACGATCGTCGGCAACCGCGTCGCGATCGGCACGAACGCAACGATTCTGCCCGTCAGGATTGTAGATGATGTCGTTATCGGAGCTGGAGCGGTGGTGACGAAGGATATCTTAGAGCCTGGCATCTACGCTGGGAATCCTGCCCGTAAGCTGCGCGACCTATCTCAGCAGGTATAG
- a CDS encoding glycosyltransferase family 4 protein, producing MPRLCIAGHRHWSEHAGGVELQTRFLGEALQHYGWEVVYLCHSLQGKQGWEDVAGTPVYWLPLYPYGWAVPQKEVERVLEEVQPEVLYQRGWGTLQESGSVLSFALRRKIPYVFAISSDALLRWRFPTTRAFTLYRYPRWRSWLLLPYALWSDARLHRLLRKAPYILVQHEQQALWLRQRYARIGLLVRTLHPEPLRSPEKHPTPLVAWIHNYRPHAQLSSALRIATALAERAEFHFVTGATRREQLHELRRWRSLPKTLLFYGALPVEDVERLLERAWVLLHTGLYEGFPNTFVQAWLRETPVYSLWVDPAEVITRHGLGFCARGDLTLLQRELEDALNHPEDLRALGKRARQYAESRHGLRHNSYQLHRLFEGIRIGLSTEELRCLWANGYRE from the coding sequence ATGCCACGCCTCTGCATCGCAGGGCATCGCCACTGGAGCGAGCATGCCGGCGGAGTCGAGCTGCAGACTCGCTTCCTCGGCGAGGCTCTCCAACACTACGGTTGGGAGGTCGTCTACCTCTGCCACAGCCTGCAGGGAAAGCAGGGCTGGGAAGACGTGGCTGGCACGCCTGTCTATTGGCTGCCGCTTTACCCTTATGGCTGGGCTGTCCCGCAGAAGGAGGTGGAACGAGTCCTCGAAGAGGTACAGCCAGAAGTCCTCTACCAGCGAGGCTGGGGCACACTCCAGGAGAGCGGATCCGTCCTTTCGTTTGCCTTACGCCGAAAGATCCCGTATGTTTTCGCCATCTCTTCGGATGCGCTGCTTCGATGGCGATTTCCAACCACACGAGCATTTACTCTTTACCGATACCCTCGGTGGCGTTCATGGCTGCTGCTCCCATACGCCCTCTGGTCAGACGCCCGACTCCATCGTCTTCTCCGCAAAGCACCGTATATCTTGGTACAACACGAACAGCAGGCCTTATGGCTACGCCAGCGGTATGCGCGCATAGGACTCCTCGTCCGCACGCTCCATCCGGAACCGCTACGCTCGCCAGAGAAGCACCCCACCCCCCTAGTGGCCTGGATTCACAACTATCGTCCCCACGCCCAGCTCTCGTCGGCTCTTCGAATCGCCACAGCGCTCGCCGAGAGGGCAGAGTTCCACTTCGTCACTGGAGCTACTCGCCGGGAACAGCTTCACGAGCTCCGTCGTTGGCGCTCCCTGCCGAAAACTCTCCTTTTCTACGGTGCCCTACCAGTTGAGGACGTGGAACGGCTGCTGGAGCGTGCATGGGTTCTACTCCATACGGGGCTCTACGAGGGCTTCCCCAACACTTTCGTCCAAGCCTGGTTGAGAGAAACTCCGGTGTACTCTCTTTGGGTGGATCCTGCAGAGGTCATCACTCGCCATGGCTTAGGGTTCTGTGCTCGAGGGGACTTGACCTTGCTACAGCGAGAGCTGGAAGATGCTCTCAACCACCCAGAAGACCTTCGAGCACTTGGGAAGCGGGCACGCCAGTATGCAGAGTCACGCCACGGGCTTCGGCACAACTCCTACCAACTCCACCGCCTCTTTGAGGGTATCCGCATAGGCCTGTCAACCGAAGAGCTCCGCTGCCTATGGGCCAACGGCTACCGAGAGTAG
- the nuoD gene encoding NADH dehydrogenase (quinone) subunit D produces the protein MKEHRPHDEIAFVERVQQVRQAKILRQLLDRDVSVLFEDPLENDLVLNMGPQHPATHGVLRVLLRLDGETVVKCVPELGYLHRGYEKLAENITYHEFIPHTDRLDYIAPMSNNVAIALAIENACGIEAPPRAQWIRVLVAELARISSHLLAMGATCMDVGAMTLFLWTFREREKLYDIFELICGARFTTSYTRIGGVANDVPPEAFAKIREWLDQFPHELAYFEKVVHRNRIFIERLAGVGYISAEKAIQLGLTGPSLRGSGVPRDLRRDEPYLVYDQLDFEVITYPDGDSWARYMVRIQEMKESVKILRQVLEKMPPGEVLAHDPRFVLPPKERVYTRMEELINDFMLINFGAMPEPGETYTAIESPKGELGFYIVSDGTGQPWKLKIRSPSAANLQALPYLCEGSMVADVVAIIGSIDPVMGEADK, from the coding sequence ATGAAGGAACACCGACCGCACGATGAGATCGCCTTCGTGGAGCGTGTGCAGCAAGTCCGGCAAGCGAAAATCCTACGCCAATTGCTGGACCGCGATGTCAGTGTCCTCTTCGAAGACCCACTGGAGAACGACCTCGTCCTCAACATGGGGCCACAGCATCCAGCAACCCATGGAGTCCTGCGAGTATTGCTCCGGCTGGATGGGGAGACGGTCGTCAAGTGCGTGCCCGAATTGGGGTACCTCCACCGTGGCTACGAGAAGCTGGCGGAGAACATCACCTACCACGAATTCATCCCGCACACTGACCGGCTGGACTACATTGCTCCGATGTCGAACAACGTTGCCATTGCGCTGGCGATAGAGAACGCCTGTGGCATCGAAGCTCCACCACGAGCCCAGTGGATCCGAGTCCTGGTTGCCGAGTTAGCGCGAATCTCCTCGCACCTGCTGGCAATGGGCGCCACCTGCATGGACGTTGGCGCAATGACCCTGTTCCTCTGGACCTTCCGCGAGCGAGAGAAGCTCTACGACATCTTCGAGCTCATCTGTGGGGCCCGTTTCACAACGAGCTACACCCGTATCGGAGGCGTTGCGAACGACGTTCCACCAGAAGCCTTCGCGAAGATTCGAGAGTGGCTGGACCAGTTCCCCCACGAGCTGGCCTACTTTGAGAAGGTCGTACACCGCAACCGCATCTTCATTGAGCGCCTAGCAGGGGTTGGGTACATCTCGGCCGAGAAGGCAATCCAGCTCGGACTGACGGGCCCATCGCTGCGAGGCTCCGGAGTACCACGCGACTTGAGGCGCGATGAGCCATACTTGGTCTACGACCAACTGGACTTCGAAGTCATCACCTACCCCGACGGAGACTCATGGGCGCGCTACATGGTGCGTATCCAGGAGATGAAAGAGAGCGTCAAAATCCTACGGCAAGTCCTAGAGAAGATGCCGCCCGGGGAGGTTCTGGCCCACGATCCCCGCTTCGTCCTTCCCCCAAAGGAGCGGGTCTACACGCGCATGGAGGAACTCATCAACGACTTCATGCTCATCAACTTCGGTGCTATGCCTGAACCAGGCGAGACATACACAGCGATCGAGAGTCCGAAAGGCGAGTTGGGCTTTTACATTGTCTCCGACGGTACTGGCCAGCCTTGGAAGCTGAAGATCCGCTCCCCATCGGCGGCCAACCTGCAGGCACTGCCATACCTCTGTGAGGGCTCCATGGTAGCTGACGTCGTTGCTATCATTGGCTCTATCGATCCGGTGATGGGCGAAGCTGATAAATGA
- a CDS encoding RNA methyltransferase, giving the protein MIPLRERTAQRRDRIAEVLHRRQPDLTVVLENVHDTHNVSAVLRTCDAVGVLEVYLVYTVDPFPEISHRTSASAYKWLILRRHRDIATCYAALRSQGYRIWATAVRSEVPSLYSLNLTLPTALVFGNEHRGVSEEALEAADGVFWIPQVGMVQSLNISVACAVALYEAFRQRWLAGMYEQPRLPQELWEMLLQEFLQR; this is encoded by the coding sequence ATGATCCCACTACGGGAACGGACGGCCCAACGCCGTGATAGGATCGCAGAAGTCCTGCACCGTCGTCAACCCGATCTGACCGTCGTACTCGAGAACGTTCATGACACCCACAACGTCTCAGCAGTCCTCCGCACGTGCGATGCTGTGGGAGTCCTGGAGGTCTACTTAGTCTACACGGTAGATCCCTTCCCCGAAATCAGCCATCGAACATCCGCCAGCGCATATAAGTGGCTAATCCTCCGACGCCACAGAGATATCGCCACATGCTATGCTGCACTCCGTTCCCAGGGCTACCGAATCTGGGCAACAGCTGTCCGCTCAGAGGTCCCTTCGCTCTACAGCCTAAATCTCACGTTACCGACAGCTCTGGTCTTCGGGAATGAGCATCGCGGGGTTTCCGAAGAGGCTCTGGAGGCCGCTGATGGGGTCTTCTGGATCCCACAGGTAGGGATGGTGCAGAGCCTCAACATCTCGGTTGCCTGCGCCGTTGCACTCTACGAGGCCTTTCGGCAGCGCTGGTTGGCTGGGATGTACGAGCAGCCACGCCTCCCACAAGAGCTGTGGGAAATGCTACTCCAAGAGTTTCTCCAACGGTAG
- a CDS encoding NAD(P) transhydrogenase subunit alpha → MTEVLFSIFIFTLAAFVGFEVISKVPPTLHTPLMSGSNAISGITIVGSLLIAGRGESPVLILLGVAAVTFAMINVVGGFLVTDRMLRMFRPQRQEERHGGAH, encoded by the coding sequence ATGACCGAGGTGCTCTTCTCCATCTTCATCTTCACACTGGCAGCCTTCGTTGGCTTCGAAGTCATTTCCAAAGTCCCTCCGACACTCCATACGCCCTTGATGTCAGGCTCCAACGCTATCTCGGGGATTACCATCGTAGGCTCGCTACTGATTGCCGGTCGTGGGGAATCCCCAGTGCTGATCCTCTTGGGCGTGGCAGCGGTGACCTTTGCGATGATTAACGTCGTCGGAGGCTTCTTGGTGACCGACCGAATGCTCCGAATGTTCCGCCCACAACGCCAGGAGGAGCGCCATGGAGGTGCTCATTAA
- a CDS encoding glycosyltransferase family 9 protein, whose translation MATPLLLALQQSRPQKETAVVASERVAAVFAPFRVRLFQYREGTLGILTLPWVLWRCWSFKADVFLGAQPANTLRHSLIAAISQARLRVKHAFPPTTEPERDLSCIYHHLLPLQPSRHRVEANLDLLRILGEHIPEGSLRPSYPVSNAAHPRVQQLFPRAQLVALHPGSGRAEKRWGDEQFIAVGRWLQAQGYTLVLLGGREEQGLARTLAQALGPATINMAGKTSVPETAAILSRCRLLVCNDSGLMHLAVAVGTPVVAIFVSTDPCHIGPYSPKAVVVGGDRGSRPTVEGVLQVLQQCLES comes from the coding sequence ATGGCCACTCCACTGCTGCTCGCTCTGCAACAGAGTCGTCCGCAAAAAGAGACCGCCGTCGTAGCCTCGGAGCGAGTGGCAGCAGTCTTCGCGCCCTTTCGTGTGCGCCTCTTCCAGTACCGCGAAGGCACTCTCGGAATCTTGACACTCCCCTGGGTGCTGTGGCGCTGTTGGAGCTTCAAGGCTGATGTCTTCCTCGGTGCACAACCCGCAAATACACTCCGACACTCTCTCATTGCTGCCATTAGCCAAGCTCGACTCCGGGTGAAGCACGCTTTTCCACCAACGACCGAGCCAGAGCGAGATCTTTCCTGCATTTACCACCACCTCCTCCCCCTCCAACCGAGCCGCCACCGCGTGGAGGCGAATCTGGACCTGCTCCGCATCCTTGGAGAGCACATCCCTGAGGGCAGCCTCCGTCCTTCATATCCCGTCTCGAATGCAGCTCATCCAAGAGTGCAGCAGCTCTTCCCTAGAGCCCAACTGGTAGCACTCCATCCAGGTAGCGGTCGGGCGGAGAAGCGATGGGGGGATGAGCAGTTCATCGCTGTTGGGCGCTGGCTGCAAGCACAAGGGTATACGCTTGTACTGCTTGGGGGCCGTGAAGAGCAGGGATTGGCAAGAACGCTTGCGCAGGCTCTCGGTCCTGCTACTATCAACATGGCCGGGAAGACCTCTGTGCCTGAGACTGCTGCCATCCTCAGCCGTTGCCGTCTCCTCGTCTGCAACGACTCCGGGCTTATGCACTTGGCGGTTGCCGTAGGAACGCCCGTAGTGGCTATCTTTGTGAGTACGGATCCGTGCCATATCGGCCCGTATTCTCCAAAGGCCGTTGTGGTCGGTGGCGACAGAGGTTCTCGGCCAACGGTTGAGGGAGTCCTTCAAGTACTCCAGCAGTGCCTTGAAAGCTGA
- a CDS encoding NAD(P)H-dependent oxidoreductase — protein sequence MIHVVGIVGSLRRESYNRKLLRTAQQVAPADMEIEEVSLAGIPLYNQDEEEPVPSAVQTLKERIRAADAVVIATPEYNHSIPGVLKNALDWMSHPPAENPFERKPVAIIGATLGEFGTLRAQLHLRQVLSYLNAEVLAKPEVLVARVREKVGQDGLIVDPVALQLLQQLLEELRQRVLERRWLLMSFHAR from the coding sequence ATGATTCACGTGGTGGGCATCGTTGGCAGCTTGCGGCGGGAGTCCTACAATCGGAAGCTGCTGCGGACGGCTCAACAGGTAGCACCGGCCGACATGGAGATTGAGGAGGTGTCGCTCGCAGGGATCCCGCTCTACAACCAGGACGAAGAGGAGCCGGTACCATCGGCGGTGCAGACGCTGAAGGAGCGGATCCGAGCGGCCGACGCGGTCGTCATAGCGACTCCGGAGTACAACCACTCCATTCCTGGGGTACTGAAGAATGCCCTTGACTGGATGTCGCATCCTCCGGCGGAGAATCCGTTCGAGAGAAAGCCTGTCGCAATTATCGGGGCGACGCTTGGGGAGTTCGGCACTCTACGGGCTCAGCTTCACTTACGCCAAGTGCTGTCATACTTGAATGCTGAGGTGCTCGCCAAACCAGAGGTGCTGGTAGCTCGTGTCCGGGAGAAAGTTGGCCAAGATGGACTCATTGTTGACCCAGTAGCACTCCAGCTCCTACAGCAGCTACTGGAGGAGTTGCGGCAGCGAGTGTTGGAGCGACGGTGGCTTTTAATGTCCTTCCATGCGCGCTGA
- a CDS encoding DoxX family protein, with protein MFGLYWLYNALNHLLIAPKALSEYAALHGVPAPTLAVYVGGILLAVGGITILSGMYVPVGVAALVAFLGLVTFWMHAFWRVRDPVQRMVELTQFTKNMALIGATLLLLAIPESWWKLAD; from the coding sequence CTGTTTGGACTGTATTGGCTCTACAATGCCCTCAACCACTTGTTGATTGCACCGAAGGCACTAAGCGAGTACGCAGCATTGCACGGGGTGCCGGCACCGACGCTGGCCGTATACGTCGGCGGGATACTGCTCGCAGTAGGTGGGATAACGATCCTGTCGGGCATGTATGTCCCTGTTGGAGTTGCGGCGTTAGTCGCATTCCTGGGACTGGTCACCTTTTGGATGCACGCCTTCTGGAGGGTACGCGACCCCGTACAGCGAATGGTAGAGTTGACCCAGTTTACGAAGAACATGGCTCTCATCGGAGCAACCCTGCTGCTGTTGGCTATTCCAGAGTCGTGGTGGAAGTTAGCGGATTGA
- a CDS encoding NAD(P)(+) transhydrogenase (Re/Si-specific) subunit beta — protein sequence MEVLINLAYLAASAKFIIALKRLSSPRTARSGNLIGASGMLLGIIATLLDRSIVSFEWILLGVVLGSALGAGMALTVRMTAMPQMVALLNGFGGAASALVAVAEMERLQLHHGIGQASGVLLGTIEASVVIGTVTFTGSLIAFAKLQELITGRPIVLPFHHGWNALQAAAIVVLAVLILLQQTTWAESTLAGLFYALLAISAVLGIMLVIPIGGADMPVVISFLNSLSGLAAASTGFVLHNYLLIIAGTLVGASGFILTNIMCMAMNRSLLNVLFGAFGAEVVQGAATDRVVRTTTAEDAAVIMGYARSVVIVPGYGMAVAQAQHAVKKLATLLQQRGIDVKFAIHPVAGRMPGHMNVLLAEADVPYDLLYDMERINPEFEHTDVALVVGANDVVNPAARKDPTSPLYGMPILDVDRARTVIVLKRSMNPGFAGVENELFYQPNTYMLFGDARRSLEAVAEALKSV from the coding sequence ATGGAGGTGCTCATTAACCTGGCATACCTGGCCGCCTCAGCAAAGTTCATCATAGCGCTCAAGCGCTTGAGCTCCCCCCGAACAGCTCGATCGGGGAATCTCATCGGAGCATCCGGTATGCTCCTAGGTATCATCGCCACACTGCTGGACCGCAGCATCGTGAGCTTTGAATGGATCCTGCTCGGCGTCGTCTTAGGTTCGGCGCTGGGAGCAGGGATGGCGCTGACAGTCCGCATGACCGCCATGCCCCAGATGGTGGCACTCCTGAACGGCTTCGGGGGGGCTGCCTCTGCTCTCGTCGCCGTCGCTGAAATGGAGCGCCTTCAGCTTCATCACGGTATCGGGCAGGCCTCTGGTGTCTTGCTTGGGACGATAGAGGCTAGCGTCGTCATCGGCACAGTTACGTTTACCGGTAGCCTGATTGCTTTCGCAAAGCTCCAAGAGCTCATCACCGGCCGTCCAATTGTCTTACCCTTCCACCATGGCTGGAACGCTCTGCAGGCAGCCGCTATCGTAGTCCTCGCCGTACTCATACTGCTACAGCAGACGACATGGGCAGAGTCCACCCTGGCCGGCCTCTTCTACGCATTGCTGGCCATTTCTGCTGTGCTGGGGATTATGCTTGTCATCCCGATCGGCGGCGCGGATATGCCGGTGGTGATCTCCTTCCTGAACTCCCTCTCCGGCTTGGCCGCCGCGAGCACAGGATTTGTGCTCCACAACTACCTCCTCATCATCGCAGGCACGCTCGTTGGGGCATCGGGCTTCATCCTGACCAACATCATGTGCATGGCGATGAACCGCTCATTGCTGAATGTGCTCTTCGGAGCCTTCGGTGCAGAGGTAGTTCAGGGAGCTGCTACTGACCGCGTTGTCCGAACCACGACCGCAGAAGACGCAGCCGTCATCATGGGCTACGCACGCTCCGTCGTCATCGTCCCAGGCTACGGTATGGCAGTCGCCCAAGCCCAGCACGCTGTCAAGAAACTGGCTACCCTGCTCCAACAGCGGGGGATTGACGTGAAATTTGCGATTCACCCCGTCGCTGGCCGAATGCCAGGGCACATGAACGTACTCCTCGCAGAGGCCGATGTGCCCTACGACCTCCTCTACGACATGGAACGCATCAATCCGGAATTCGAGCACACGGACGTAGCGCTTGTCGTCGGCGCTAACGACGTCGTCAATCCAGCCGCCCGCAAGGACCCAACCAGTCCCCTTTACGGGATGCCCATCTTGGATGTCGACCGGGCCCGCACTGTCATTGTCCTCAAGCGCTCTATGAACCCTGGGTTCGCCGGTGTTGAGAACGAGCTGTTCTACCAGCCTAACACCTACATGCTCTTCGGTGACGCCCGCCGTTCACTGGAAGCAGTCGCTGAAGCTCTCAAGAGTGTATAG